In the Streptomyces coeruleoprunus genome, GACTCCTCTCCCAGTGCGCCGATGGCGTCTACCAGGTGGCGCTGGCGACCTATGTGGTCTTCTCGCCCGAGAAACAGACCACTCCTGCGGCCATCGCCTCGGCGATGGCCGTTCTCCTGTTGCCGTACTCCCTCGTCGGCCCGTTCGCGGGCGTCCTGCTCGACCGCTGGCAGCGCCGCCAGGTCTTCCTCTACGGCAACCTCCTGCGGGCCGTGCTCGCAGGGGGTACGGCGCTGCTGATCCTGGCCTCCGTGCCCGACTGGCTCTTCTACGCCTCGGCCCTGTCCGTGACGGCAGTCAACCGCTTCGTCCTCGCCGGGCTCTCCGCCTCCCTGCCCCGGGTCGTGGACGGCGATCGCCTCGTCATGGCCAACTCGCTCTCGCCCACGGCCGGCACGCTCGCCGCCACCGCGGGCGGCGGGCTCGCCTTCGCGGTCCGGATCGTCGCCGCCGATTCCGATGCCGCGGTCGTGCTCCTGGGCGCGGTGCTCTACCTGCTCTCGGCCCTCGCCTCGCTCCGGATGACACGCGAACTGCTCGGCCCGGACGTGGACACCGCGCAGCCACAGCTCGGTACGACGCTGACGTCGACGGTGCGGGGACTGTGGAGCGGGATCCGCCATCTGTCGGAGCGGCGCGCAGCGGCCCGGGCGCTGGGCGCCATCACGGTGGCCAGGTTCTGCTACGGCTCGCTCACGGTGATAGTGCTGATGCTCAGCCGCTACGCCTGGACGACCAGCGAGCGCGAAGGACTGGCTCTCCTCGGCCTGGCGGTCGCCCTCTCCGGAGCGGGGTACTTCACAGCGGCGGTACTGACGCCTGTCGCGGTGGAGAGACTGGGGGCGGGCGGCTGGATGGCCGTGTGCGCGGGCTCCGCGGCGATCCTGGAGCCGACCTTGGGGCTGCCCTTCGCCCCGTCGACGATCATGGTGGCGGCGTTCGTCCTGGGCCTCACCACACAGGCCACGAAGATCGCCACGGACACCGTGGTGCAGAAGACCGTGGAGGACGCCTACCGGGGCCGCGTCTTCTCCGTCTACGACATGTTGTTCAACGTGGCATTCGTGGCCGCCGCCGGAGTGGCCTCCCTGATGCTGCCCCCCGACGGTCGGTCCGCAGCCCTGACCATCATGGTGGCGCTGCTCTATGCCGTGTCGGCCTCGATACTGACCCGCTGGAAGCGGAAGGGCGCCATGCCCTGAGCCGCCCTTCTACGACGGTGGGGCGATGTTTCACGTGAAACATCGCCCCACCGGTCCTCGCCCTCGTCGTGCGCGGGCATGTTTCACGTGAAACATGCCCGCGCACGACGATCAGCTCTGCGTGGCCCACCAGTCCTTGAGCGCCGCCACCGCGGCGTCGTGCTCCATAGGGCCGTTCTCCAGCCGCAGCTCCAGAAGGAACTTGTAGGCCTGCCCGACGGCGGGGCCGGGACCGATCCCCAGGACCTCCTGGATCTGGTTGCCGTTGAGGTCCGGCCGGATCGCGTCCAGCTCCTCCTGCTCCTGAAGCTGCGCGATACGCACCTCCAGCCCGTCGTAGGCGCGGGACAGGGCACTCGCCTTGCGCTTGTTGCGCGTCGTGCAGTCGGACCGGGTCAGCTTGTGCAACCGGGTCAGCAGCGGGCCGGCGTCCCGCACGTACCGGCGCACGGCCGAGTCGGTCCATTCACCGGCGCCGTACCCGTGGAAGCGCAGATGCAGCTCCACGAGTCGCGAGACGTCCTTGACCATGTCGTT is a window encoding:
- a CDS encoding MFS transporter; this encodes MPVVRDLRVLLRLTNFRRLLAVRLLSQCADGVYQVALATYVVFSPEKQTTPAAIASAMAVLLLPYSLVGPFAGVLLDRWQRRQVFLYGNLLRAVLAGGTALLILASVPDWLFYASALSVTAVNRFVLAGLSASLPRVVDGDRLVMANSLSPTAGTLAATAGGGLAFAVRIVAADSDAAVVLLGAVLYLLSALASLRMTRELLGPDVDTAQPQLGTTLTSTVRGLWSGIRHLSERRAAARALGAITVARFCYGSLTVIVLMLSRYAWTTSEREGLALLGLAVALSGAGYFTAAVLTPVAVERLGAGGWMAVCAGSAAILEPTLGLPFAPSTIMVAAFVLGLTTQATKIATDTVVQKTVEDAYRGRVFSVYDMLFNVAFVAAAGVASLMLPPDGRSAALTIMVALLYAVSASILTRWKRKGAMP